A segment of the Georgenia sp. M64 genome:
CGGGTGCGCCTCGGCGCGCACCTCGCCCCCGGCACGACCGTCATGCACGAGGGCTTCGTCAACTTCAACGCGGGCACGCTCGGCCGCTCGATGGTCGAGGGCCGGATCTCCCAGGGCGTCGTCGTCTCCGACGGCGCCGACATCGGCGGCGGCGCGTCGATCATGGGCACCCTGTCGGGCGGCGGCAAGCAGGTCATCTCGATCGGTCCCCGCTCCCTGCTCGGCGCCAACGCCGGTCTGGGCATCTCCCTCGGGGCGGACTGCGTCGTCGAGGCCGGTCTCTACCTCACCGCGGGCACGAAGGTCTCGGTGCTGAGCGGCGCGGGCACCCGGCCCGAGCACGGCCAGCTCGAGGAGCCGCGCGTCGTCTCCGCGCGCGAGCTCTCGGGCCGCGACAACCTCCTCTTCCGGCGCAACTCCGTCTCCGGGGCCGTCGAGGCGATCCCCCGCAAGGGCACGGGCATCGAGCTCAACGCCGCCCTGCACGCCTGAGGTGGCCCGGTCCGGCTCCCGGGGGTCCAGGCG
Coding sequences within it:
- the dapD gene encoding 2,3,4,5-tetrahydropyridine-2,6-dicarboxylate N-succinyltransferase, whose protein sequence is MTDRTAWAFGLATVTDPGDTLDVWYPEPSLGAAPAGANGADLDRLAGADPARGVRAEVVRTEIDLDAAPATVADAYLRLHLLSHTLVAPNTINLDGLFGVLPNVVWTSAGPCAVEGFEATRARLRAARGHVTVHGVDKFPRLVDYVMPAGVRIADADRVRLGAHLAPGTTVMHEGFVNFNAGTLGRSMVEGRISQGVVVSDGADIGGGASIMGTLSGGGKQVISIGPRSLLGANAGLGISLGADCVVEAGLYLTAGTKVSVLSGAGTRPEHGQLEEPRVVSARELSGRDNLLFRRNSVSGAVEAIPRKGTGIELNAALHA